Part of the Gemmatimonadota bacterium genome is shown below.
TATTTTTTTCGGGCTTTTGCTTTGGGTGTGGGGGGGGGTGGGGGCGGGGGGGAGTGGGTTTTTGATGTTTTATCTGTCCAGGCGGTCTGTGACGGGGGTTGCTCCTTTTGAAGATTGGCGATTGCTTTTGGGCGCGGGGTTGTTTTTTGCCGGTTTCTGGTGGTGGGAAAGAGGGCGGAGAGATCCATTTCTCCCGCTCAATTTTTTTGGCAATCGCATGTTTTGCCGGGTGACGTTTTGCGCTTCGATGCGGATGTTTGTGCAGGGTGGTATTGGAGTTTTGATGCCGCTGTATCTGGTCGATGTTCACCGCATGGGTCCGGCACTGTTGGGCGTGTTTTTGATTATTAGTTCTGCGGCGATGACGCTGATTGTTCGGTTTGGCGGGCAGATGTCCGATCGCTTTCAGAGTCGGTGGCTGGTGATGATTGGGATGTTTGTGCAGTTGACGGTGATGCTGTCTTTTGCCCATTTGTCCGATGCGGTTTCGACATGGGTTATTGCTGGTCTGCTGGCGTATTATGGGCTTGGTGCGGGGTTGATGCTGGCTGCTTTGCACAGTACGGTTATGGGGACTGTCGATTCAGACCAGATGGGCGCTGCTGCAGGTCTTTATAGTATGTTGCGGTTTA
Proteins encoded:
- a CDS encoding MFS transporter is translated as MFFGLLLWVWGGVGAGGSGFLMFYLSRRSVTGVAPFEDWRLLLGAGLFFAGFWWWERGRRDPFLPLNFFGNRMFCRVTFCASMRMFVQGGIGVLMPLYLVDVHRMGPALLGVFLIISSAAMTLIVRFGGQMSDRFQSRWLVMIGMFVQLTVMLSFAHLSDAVSTWVIAGLLAYYGLGAGLMLAALHSTVMGTVDSDQMGAAAGLYSMLRFMGMAISTALVGVVLQFFFDANLATLDAYQKVFMVLAIFPVLGIVVAFGLREKKG